AACAATCTTAATTCGGCCGTAAACATGTACGGCTAAATAATTCCATGTTGGTACATTTTCATGATCATACCAAGAAGAAGAAATGTAACTATGTGGTCCCGTAAAGACAGCCAAAACCTGATCGTTTTCTGCAAAACCTTCTGCTTGTGGATTTAATTTTGAGATATGCCCTTGCAAAATTTCTTTTCCATCAGGATTTATTTCAAGTTCTATGGGGATATGTGTAGCACATAGTTTGCCATTGGTTTGATTGATCAAAATGCCAAAACTATTTCCTTTCAAAAAAGTTCTGATGGATTCAGGATCTTCGTTTTTATATAAGTCAGGGGTATACATCTTTATTAGTTGTGAAATTATTTTAAAGATTTTCCAAAACAAATTGCTTCAGGTTTATCTATATATTTTCCGTAATTCGGTATAATTTTATATTCTTTTTTCGTGTAAAATTGAGTGGCTTCCTGATTTTTCAAACGAGTTTCCAAGATCAATTCTGAGTATCCAATCTTTATAGCATGGTGTTCCAAAAAGTTTAAAATTGTTTCTCCAATTTTATTTCGCGGTAATTTAGAATACATTCGTTTTACTTCACCAATAGTTTCAGAAATAGGTCTGATGGCTCCACAGCCTACAATTTCATTATTCAATTCAGCAACAACAAATACATATTTTGAATTATTGTATTCCCAATCTGTAAAAGAATTTTTTCCGTCACTTCCAAAACGAAGATAAAGATTTGCAGACAATTCTTCTATGATTGCTGCAGCTTTTTCATCATTTGGGTTCGCTATTTTTATAGAAAGTGTTTTAGTCATTAAATTCGAAATGAGTATTTTCTAAATCACATTTACTTCGGCTTCGATGTGAATGCCAAATGTATTGAAAACTGTATCCTGAACCGTTTTGGAAACTGCAAGAATTTCTTGTCCAGTAGCTCCTCCATAATTAACAAGAACCAATGCTTGATTTTTGTGAATTCCAGCATCTCCAAAACGTTTTCCTTTTAATCCGGCTTGTTCAATTAACCATCCAGCAGGAACTTTGACTTCCGTTTCTGAAATGTCAAAGAATCTCATTTCGGGAAATTTTTTATGAATTGGTTCGAAATCAGTTTTTAAAAGGATTGGATTTTTAAAAAAACTACCACTATTTCCTAATTCAGCAGGATCAGGTAATTTGCTTTTGCGAATAGCTATTACAGCGTTACTTACGTCTTTTAAACCAGGAGTTGTGATATCGTTTTTAGCTAATTCGGCTTGAATGTCTCCGTATGAAGTATTGATTTTGTGATTGCGTTTTGTTAGTTTGTAAATTACCGATGTGATTATATACTGGTCTTTTACTTCGTTTTTGAAAACACTTTCTCTATATCCAAAATTACATTCGTCATTGGTGAATGTTTTTATTTCCTGAGAAACAATATTCACGGCTTCACAAGAAACAAAAGTATCTTTGATTTCGGTACCGTAAGCACCAATATTTTGAACAGGAGTAGTTCCAACATTTCCAGGGATAAGTGACATATTCTCTAGTCCTCCAAAGTTTTGATCGATGGTCCAAAGTACAAATTGATGCCAGTTTTCACCCGCCTGACTTTCGATCCAAACAAAATCATCATCTTCTTTTACTATTGATTTTCCTTTTAAATCAATATGGATTACCAAAGCATCAATATCTTTTGTTAATAGCATATTGCTTCCTCCACCAAGAATGAATTTTTTTTCGTTTTGGTTTTGTACCAAAATTGTTTTCAATTCGGGGACAGTATGAACAGCAACAAATTGTTTTGCTTTGGCTTCAATGCCAAAAGTATTGTAGTTTTTTAAAGAAAAATCATTTAAAATCTCCATGTGGAATTGTAATTAAGTTCAGCGTAATTCGTAATTTTTAATTCGTAATTACAATTTAAAGAGTGTTTAGCTTTTGGAATTATTCAGTGTCTAAAGCTCTGTCGATAAAATTATTGAAAGGTTTCAAAGCGATCATTTTTTCTACGATCATTGGCACGAAATCTTTTTGAGTAACTAATTTTGAGTCGAATTTTTGAGTAGCAGTAAAGCTTTTTAATTTTAAAAATTCAACGGCGGGATCTTCTTTATCGTAGCCTTTTGGAGGATTTTTTAAAGTTGAATTCTCATCTCGATTTAAATTTTCATAAATAGATTTAAAACCTTTGTCATTAATAATCTCAAGTAAATCATCGTAGAAAAAGTGAATTTCTTTTCTGATTTTTTGAAGTTGGTCAGGTTGTGGGCAGTACAATCCACCGCCTACAAAACAAGTTCCATTTTCTATATGAAGGTAATAACCCGAAGCTTCTGTATGTTTGGCTCCCGCTGATATCCAAATCCCTAAATTGGTTTTATAAGGTGATTTGTCCTTGGCAAAACGAACATCGCGATTGATTCTAAAAGTACAATCTTTAACTTCCAGCATTTCTAATGAAGGATCAAGAGGTTTTAGTGCTTCAAGTAAAGCAGCAATCAATTGATGATAATCTTTCTTTACGATTTCGTAACGTTTTTTATTTTCCAGAAACCAATCTCTATTGTTATTGGCTTTTAAATCTGCAATGAATTGTAAGGTATCTTTTGAGAGCATGGGCCTATTATTGTAATTGAGTTTTTAAATCTTCTTCGCTAACAAATCCTGATTTTTGCCATTTTACGGCTTTATTTTCATAAAGTACAAAAGTTGGAAGTTCACTGATTTTTAGCTCTTGCATAATGGTTTTATTTTCGTCAGCATTCAAGCGAATGATCGTTACTTTGTCAGCCATGTCTTTTTGCATTTTTAGGATATAAGGTTCCATTTTTTTACAAGGCGCACACCAAGGCGCATAAAAACTAATCAGAACTTTTTTGTTTGTTTTTAATAATTCGGCATATTCCTGGCTGCATATTCCAATGATTTTAGTATCAGGTTTTGCTAATCCGGCAGCTTCCCATTTTAGCATTCCTCCATCAAGATTGTAAACAGTTGTAAAACCTAATTCG
The Flavobacterium sp. 5 DNA segment above includes these coding regions:
- a CDS encoding FMN-binding negative transcriptional regulator, giving the protein MYTPDLYKNEDPESIRTFLKGNSFGILINQTNGKLCATHIPIELEINPDGKEILQGHISKLNPQAEGFAENDQVLAVFTGPHSYISSSWYDHENVPTWNYLAVHVYGRIKIVDEAAAIESLKKLVDKYEANSVNPVRVEDLSAKTMREAKGIIAFEIEIDEIQATKKMSQNRDAKNYANIITELEKTKNPQSLAVAKEMGEKLK
- a CDS encoding GNAT family N-acetyltransferase: MTKTLSIKIANPNDEKAAAIIEELSANLYLRFGSDGKNSFTDWEYNNSKYVFVVAELNNEIVGCGAIRPISETIGEVKRMYSKLPRNKIGETILNFLEHHAIKIGYSELILETRLKNQEATQFYTKKEYKIIPNYGKYIDKPEAICFGKSLK
- the murB gene encoding UDP-N-acetylmuramate dehydrogenase, which produces MEILNDFSLKNYNTFGIEAKAKQFVAVHTVPELKTILVQNQNEKKFILGGGSNMLLTKDIDALVIHIDLKGKSIVKEDDDFVWIESQAGENWHQFVLWTIDQNFGGLENMSLIPGNVGTTPVQNIGAYGTEIKDTFVSCEAVNIVSQEIKTFTNDECNFGYRESVFKNEVKDQYIITSVIYKLTKRNHKINTSYGDIQAELAKNDITTPGLKDVSNAVIAIRKSKLPDPAELGNSGSFFKNPILLKTDFEPIHKKFPEMRFFDISETEVKVPAGWLIEQAGLKGKRFGDAGIHKNQALVLVNYGGATGQEILAVSKTVQDTVFNTFGIHIEAEVNVI
- a CDS encoding DUF2461 domain-containing protein; this translates as MLSKDTLQFIADLKANNNRDWFLENKKRYEIVKKDYHQLIAALLEALKPLDPSLEMLEVKDCTFRINRDVRFAKDKSPYKTNLGIWISAGAKHTEASGYYLHIENGTCFVGGGLYCPQPDQLQKIRKEIHFFYDDLLEIINDKGFKSIYENLNRDENSTLKNPPKGYDKEDPAVEFLKLKSFTATQKFDSKLVTQKDFVPMIVEKMIALKPFNNFIDRALDTE
- a CDS encoding thioredoxin domain-containing protein is translated as MKLKHLYLFVISFIAFSCNSQTAVQTIDVTSYSKKIEATPKAQILDVRTPEEYTSGHIENSDNVNWLGNNFVALTDKYDKTKPVFVYCKSGGRSLKASEKLAELGFTTVYNLDGGMLKWEAAGLAKPDTKIIGICSQEYAELLKTNKKVLISFYAPWCAPCKKMEPYILKMQKDMADKVTIIRLNADENKTIMQELKISELPTFVLYENKAVKWQKSGFVSEEDLKTQLQ